The following coding sequences lie in one Vanessa tameamea isolate UH-Manoa-2023 chromosome 17, ilVanTame1 primary haplotype, whole genome shotgun sequence genomic window:
- the LOC113400371 gene encoding chitin deacetylase 1 yields the protein MARLSHIYKVLTVTFIFLGIDGKHVNKRSFPDVKCHETGRFYRNPDRTEDVMWTGDECSRYYLCLEGDVFDFQCSKGLLFDVNRQLCDMPQNVHNCDLTTETLIPKPQLENAKCANETHLGCSDDTCVPAEYFCDGALDCEDSSDEGWCDVTYDPNAAAPCNTGMCLLPECFCTKNGNQTPNNLVSSQTPQMITLTFDGAVNHENWDIYTRHLFTPERTNPNGCHIKATFFISHPYTNYRHVQKLWNDGHEIAVHSITHRGPEEWWSKNATVEDWFDEMVGQANIINRFGRVWMEDFRGMRVPYLSVGWNRQYLMMQEFGFVYDATVVAPLADPPYWPYTLDYKMPHRCTGNNQYCPTRSYAGLWEMVINPLVNGDHTCATLEYCPSNLNGDDVYDILLNNFKRHYLKNRAPFGIHLNSSWLKNNDYLAALKKFIDELLKLPDVYFVTYREVIDWIKRPTPVLQLKKFQPWQCNNRHFEDIEIACNKPKTCKLPSKVLEHDKYMITCMDCPKSYPWIRNEFGFE from the exons ATGGCTCGCCTTTCACATATTTATAAAGTGTTAACCGTCACATTTATATTTCtag GCATAGATGGAAAACACGTAAACAAAAGAAGCTTTCCTGATGTGAAGTGTCATGAAACAGGACGTTTTTACAG gaatCCTGACCGAACGGAAGATGTAATGTGGACGGGCGACGAGTGTTCCCGTTACTATCTTTGCTTAGAAGGCGACGTGTTCGACTTCCAATGTTCTAAAGGCCTACTCTTCGATGTCAACCGACAACTATGCGATATGCCACAGAATGTTCACAACTGTGATCTTACAACAG AAACGCTGATACCAAAACCGCAGTTGGAAAATGCAAAATGCGCTAACGAGACCCATCTGGGTTGTTCTGACGATACTTGTGTCCCCGCTGAATATTTCTGCGATGGCGCTCTGGACTGCGAAGATTCTTCCGATGAG GGTTGGTGCGATGTCACCTACGATCCTAACGCTGCTGCCCCTTGCAACACAGGGATGTGTCTTTTGCCTGAATGCTTTTGCACGAAGAATGGAAATCAAACACCGAACAACCTCGTCTCGAGCCAG ACACCACAAATGATCACTCTCACATTCGACGGCGCTGTAAACCATGAAAACTGGGATATTTATACGAGACATCTTTTCACACCTGAACGCACGAATCCTAACGGTTGCCATATTAAGGCAACATTCTTTATATCACATCCGTACACCAATTATCGACACGTACAAAAACTATGGAACGATGGACATGAAATTGCCGTCCATTCTATTAC gcATCGCGGTCCAGAGGAATGGTGGTCCAAAAATGCTACAGTTGAAGATTGGTTCGACGAAATGGTTGGGCAAGCAAACATAATCAATAGATTTGGAAGAGTTTGGATGGAGGATTTTAG AGGAATGCGAGTCCCATACTTGTCCGTCGGTTGGAACAGGCAATACCTAATGATGCAGGAGTTCGGCTTCGTATACGACGCGACCGTGGTGGCACCGTTAGCTGACCCACCATATTGGCCATATACTTTAGACTATAAAATGCCTCATCGTTGTACAg gaaaCAATCAATATTGTCCGACTAGAAGCTACGCAGGTCTGTGGGAAATGGTCATCAATCCTCTCGTCAATGGTGACCATACGTGCGCAACATTGGAATACTGTCCGTCCAATCTCAACGGTGATGATGTTTACGACATATTGTTGAACAACTTTAAAAggcattatttgaaaaatcgaGCTCCATTtggtatacatttaaattccTCGTGGTTGAAGAACAATGACTACTTGGCTGCTTTAAAG AAATTCATAGATGAGCTGCTAAAACTTCCGgatgtatattttgtaacatatcGTGAAGTAATCGATTGGATCAAACGACCGACACCTGTGCTGCAACTCAAGAAGTTCCAACCTTGGCAGTGTAATAACCGTCACTTCGAAGATATAGAAATTGCATGTAACAAACCGAAGACTTGTAAACTACCCTCGAAAGTATTAGAACATGACAAGTACATGATCACGTGTATGGATTGTCCAAAATCTTATCCATGGATAAGAAACGAATTTGGTTTCGAGTAA
- the Lsm7 gene encoding U6 snRNA-associated Sm-like protein LSm7 yields the protein MASKDNDKNKGAQGDNKEKRRKESILDLSKYLEKSIRVKFAGGREAAGILKGYDPLLNLVLDNTTEFLRDPDDPYKLLDDTRALGLVVCRGTSVVLICPMDGMEAIPNPFITQEG from the exons ATGGCTTCAAAAGATAATGATAAGAATAAG GGAGCACAAGGCgacaataaagaaaaacgaaGAAAAGAATCAATATTAGATTTAAGCAAGTATTTAGAGAAAAGTATACGCGTGAAGTTTGCTGGTGGGCGAGAAGCTGCAGGAATATTGAAAGGATACGATCCACTTTTAAATTTGGTTTTAGATAACACTACAGAGTTTCTTAGAG ATCCTGATGATCCTTACAAGTTGTTAGACGATACAAGAGCACTAGGACTTGTTGTTTGTAGAGGAACATCTGTTGTGTTAATTTGTCCCATGGATGGAATGGAAGCAATTCCAAATCCTTTCATTACTCAAGaaggataa
- the Brun gene encoding protein brunelleschi, with translation MRSSVSYILSHAPGESVMSHPDYAQHAQHHACVLVLVKGIGGVLKNFNKLWERIQRVNNIKVTDSSGQVRDIWVRYVRDYPVENNDWGDFQTHRRLLGLITLSKFTNQIELNEVCRVHESLKVKYSNTLYDSRAFMFGPGSNLKKPQQEPETYNTYDDDKLKERTSLSDKISLPSDQADSLSSTESFPRSISSNASYSVQEDNFTTPSNFKTHALFYGENDAVPDLEQHVADLINSLFWVVESKRLERSREKLEKVSLLLAPFEKRDFVGLDMESRNNKKRCMGRVTKNLADLTLQAGLVAEALSLYHSSAEILKSVNDWLWLAAAKEGHCATSAILQYPNLRNPTPLQRNASLQESSPSKIKPLSLYQPNTDPFRKFKLHSSPLRSSKTSSPVNPPSELTPSSSDSVETSSRQSETDNADTESLASSSDIDYQSQKSYLSPDLPSIPRQPPSHINNQYLLGGEEIAEKYRKAIIHYSKYQNAGIIETEACFKAARIAVEQNNSLHASSFLQNVIFINLTLSEQEKIQRFDTLAELYKEIGFLRKAAFCQRLAATRQVSANNPNPDWQRCYYLMLHSFPGHKLSLDPNYVIQHQVGWPALQIQLLHELVVAARRMGHPALATRHMTFLLQTMWPHLSRQEHRDLAIQLQALSAQCEGGPVPLVLETGEVIPPANLTHVPSCTYFNPRQLAPARTPHLIKCKANQGPFIFTPIHFGSLERKNKKDEGKMEYLWVEDDICEVQMKLTNPLPFELKVSNMRLLTSGVVFESIPETIILPPDSPTTVNLHGTPKEVGELQILGYSTHTLGVKSNCRLKNMPMPHKFPASFLIQVIPSLPTITIETTLSLSGNINISNPEISGNITNISLYNGESTECTITITNTSNVPIEYLELSIQSNMDNQLQSKVFQWSNEDIQSQLPINAGDVATIVMKLYGEADFLDLGGVGENLFPNSLTSNYPSRVGSPIPNAQTSLPTHSSNPQNSLSSGFIMNRTSGSFRSSNSQTTSWSAPISIMPPSRGRQIETQIVIRYSGGAGREMHCRQTTLQMNLELLPSVSITHWDVLPAEIPSQLYLVLDITNLTNEEMDFHYTPSKHILIEGKESRRVPVPLDRCPFTITIPKNEDDSMEPKSISTGTSTNSLELMCSEHLTKNVDLRWHLLQSNITGRASVKGITLSQTMMDIVRMSPLNWEVSVNKQCIKPQEEYNCMAGECLSLGVAVWNHLSRPLHKLCLSVQFYQDYNNGVLNYKLDNRVATAGNNKVVLTTLLEAAKAYHECTVVFLTPGEYKIDIQCSTTEPIIDEIPAIKDVNQTIVQSCAGEVSHVWRFIPPVAISVTD, from the exons ATGCGCTCATCAGTGAGCTACATATTGTCTCACGCGCCCGGAGAGTCTGTGATGTCGCACCCAGACTACGCGCAGCACGCACAGCACCATGCCTGTGTGCTGGTACTTGTTAAAGGTATTGGGGGCGTATtgaaaaatttcaataaactcTGGGAGCGGATACAACGCGTCAATAATATCAAAGTCACGG ATTCTTCTGGACAGGTAAGAGATATTTGGGTTAGATATGTCCGAGACTATCCAGTTGAAAATAATGATTGGGGAGATTTCCAAACGCATag GAGACTGCTAGGCTTAATAACTCTTAGTAAGTTTACAAATCAGATAGAACTAAATGAAGTATGTAGAGTTCATGAGTCTTTGAAGGTTAAATATTCTAATACTCTATATGATTCTCGGGCATTCATGTTTGGCCCTGGCAGTAATTTGAAAAAACCACAGCAAGAACCCGAGACTTACAACACTTATGATGATGATAAACTGAAAGAAAGAACCAGTTTAAGCGATAA aatATCACTTCCAAGTGATCAAGCGGATAGTCTTTCTTCAACGGAGAGTTTTCCGAGATCTATATCGTCTAATGCATCATATTCAGTACAAGAAGATAATTTCACAACTCCTTCTAATTTTAAAACCCATGCACTGTTTTATGGAGAGAATGACGCAGTACCCGATCTTGAACAGCATGTCGCTGATCTTATTAATTCACTATTTTGGGTTGTTGAATCAAAACGGTTGGAGAGATCAAGGGAGAAATTGGAAAAGGTTTCTCTTTTGTTGGCTCCATTTGAGAAAAGAGATTTCGTAG GGCTTGATATGGAATcgcgaaataataaaaaacgttgTATGGGCCGTGTCACCAAAAATTTAGCTGATTTAACCTTACAAGCAGGTCTCGTCGCTGAAGCATTAAGTTTGTACCACTCTTCAGCGGAAATACTTAAATCTGTTAATGATTGGCTTTGGTTAGCTGCAGCTAAAGAAG GTCACTGTGCAACATCTGCTATACTTCAATACCCTAATCTAAGAAATCCCACACCTTTACAACGCAATGCAAGTCTACAAGAAAGTTCTCCTAGTAAAATAAAGCCTCTATCCTTATACCAACCCAATACAGACCCCTTCCGTAAATTTAAACTTCATTCTTCTCCATTGCGATCATCCAAAACATCTAGTCCTGTAAATCCACCAAGTGAACTTACACCCTCATCATCAGATAGTGTCGAAACTTCTTCCAGACAATCTGAAACTGATAATGCCGATACAGAATCTCTAGCTTCATCTAGCGACATCGACTACCAAAGTCAAAAGTCTTACTTGAGCCCAGATCTTCCTTCCATTCCGAGACAGCCTCCGTCtcatattaataatcaatatttacttGGCGGAGAGGAAATTGCAGAAAAATATAGGAAAGCAATCATACACTATAGCAAATATCAGAATGCTGGTATCATTGAAACGGAGGCGTGTTTTAAAGCTGCTAGAATCGCAGTTGAACAAAATAACAGCTTACATGCATCAAGTTTTCTACAGAATgtcatatttatcaatttaacttTGAGCGAGCAAGAGAAAATTCAAAGATTTGATACCCTTGCTGAACTTTATAAAGAAATCG GTTTTCTTCGTAAAGCAGCATTTTGTCAACGTCTTGCGGCTACAAGGCAAGTGAGTGCGAACAATCCAAATCCTGATTGGCAACGCTGTTATTACCTCATGTTGCACAGCTTTCCAGGACATAAACTTAGTCTTGATCCAAATTATGTCATACAACATCAAGTcg GTTGGCCTGCGTTACAAATTCAGTTATTACACGAGCTAGTGGTGGCCGCTCGTAGGATGGGTCACCCCGCGCTCGCCACCCGACACATGACGTTCCTGCTGCAGACCATGTGGCCGCACCTGTCGCGGCAGGAACACAGGGACTTGGCCATACAGCTGCAG GCTCTTTCCGCCCAATGTGAAGGAGGTCCAGTACCCCTAGTACTGGAAACTGGTGAAGTAATACCCCCAGCAAATCTGACCCACGTACCAAGTTGTACGTACTTTAATCCACGTCAGCTAGCTCCAGCAAGAACTCCTCATCTTATAAAGTGTAAAGCTAATCAAGGTCCTTTTATATTTACACCGATACATTTTGGTAGCCTcgaaaggaaaaataaaaaggatgAAGGAAAAATGG agTACCTTTGGGTTGAGGACGATATTTGTGAAGTTCAAATGAAATTGACAAATCCTTTGCCTTTTGAATTGAAAGTGTCTAACATGCGTCTCTTAACATCAGGCGTTGTCTTCGAATCTATCCCTGAGACTATAATCCTACCACCTGATTCGCCAACAACCGTCAACTTACACGGGACACCTAAAGAAGTCGGTGAATTACAGATATTAGGTTACTCTACCCATACTTTGGGTGTAAAATCTAATTGTCGACTAAAGAACATGCCAATGCCACATAAATTTCCCGCATCCTTCCTTATCCAAGTCATTCCAAGTTTGCCGACGATAACAATAGAGACAACCTTGTCGCTATcgggaaatattaatatatcgaaTCCGGAAATTTCTGGAAACATTACTAATATATCCCTGTACAACGGTGAAAGTACTGAATGTACTATAACTATTACGAATACTAGCAATGTACCTATTGAATACTTGGAATTGTCCATTCAG TCGAATATGGATAATCAGCTACAATCGAAAGTATTCCAATGGTCGAATGAAGACATACAATCCCAATTACCAATTAACGCTGGCGATGTGGCGACCATAGTTATGAAATTATATGGGGAAGCAGATTTTCTAGACTTAGGAGGCGTGGGAGAGAATTTGTTCCCTAATAGTCTGACTTCTAATTACCCTTCTAGAGTTGGGTCCCCAATTCCGAACGCTCAAACATCTCTACCCACACACAGTTCAAATCCACAGAACTCTTTGAGCAGTGGTTTCATTATGAATAGGACCTCTGGAAGTTTcag gtcaTCTAATTCACAGACAACAAGCTGGTCTGCTCCGATTTCCATAATGCCACCATCTCGAGGACGTCAAATAGAAACAcag ATTGTTATAAGATATTCGGGAGGTGCCGGTAGAGAAATGCACTGCCGACAAACTACTCTGCAAATGAATCTTGAATTACTACCTAGTGTTTCTATAACACATTGGGATGTGTTGCCAGCGGAAAT TCCAAGTCAACTTTATTTGGTATTGGATATCACAAACCTTACTAATGAAGAAATGGACTTCCACTACACGCCGTCAAAACATATTCTTATCGAAGGCAAGGAGTCGCGCAGAGTGCCCGTGCCTCTGGACAGATGCCCCTTCACTATTACAATACCCAAAAATGAAGATG atTCAATGGAGCCTAAGTCCATAAGCACTGGAACATCCACTAATAGTCTTGAACTTATGTGCTCTGAACATTTAACTAAGAATGTAGACCTGCGTTGGCACCTTTTGCAGTCGAACATAACCGGTCGCGCTTCAGTCAAAGGCATAACTCTCTCTCAAACAATGATGGATATTGTTAGGATGTCGCCATTAAATTGGG AGGTAAGTGTAAACAAGCAATGTATTAAACCACAAGAGGAATACAATTGCATGGCCGGTGAGTGCCTGTCATTAGGTGTAGCAGTCTGGAACCACCTCAGCCGACCATTACATAAGCTATGCCTCTCTGTACAGTTCTATCAAGATTATAACAATGGTGTTCTTAATTACAAGCTAGATAACAGAGTTGCCACTGCTGGGAATAACAA AGTAGTGCTGACGACATTATTAGAAGCAGCAAAAGCTTACCACGAGTGCACCGTTGTGTTTTTGACACCTGgtgaatataaaattgatatccaATGCTCAACGACAGAACCCATAATAGATGAAATTCCAGCTATAAAAGACGTAAATCAAACAATTGTACAGTCTTGCGCAGGGGAAGTTAGTCATGTTTGGAGATTTATACCCCCAGTAGCAATAAGTGTTactgattaa
- the LOC113400614 gene encoding uncharacterized protein LOC113400614, which produces MSQNHCAVQGCKMSIFNKPTGVLFYPCPTSIEMKNKWLHALRNRCALLDWSRSRICSKHFEHKYFDSQKKLKDNAVPTLFPVTSKLQKNHENTPTKNKIDRIMIKLTQSELIADIKNNLKRVKEPANFDNLITEDLRCRPDASIEAQLWLLIKKQDHLNNRLLEHIVQNKKHIEVLQKNMDDSKSSKKDVDQSMETYKYIVKCLQEKLATLEEQIEILTAVESR; this is translated from the exons atgtCTCAGAATCACTGTGCTGTACAAGGCTGTAAAATGTCGATATTCAATAAGCCAActggtgttttattttatcc TTGTCCAACATctattgaaatgaaaaacaaatggCTTCATGCTTTGAGAAACAGATGTGCCCTTCTGGATTGGTCAAGAAGTCGCATTTGTTCCAAACATTTTGAACATAAATACTTCGATTctcaaaaaaaactaaaagataaTGCTGTACCAACACTGTTTCCAGTTACTAGTAAATTACAAAag aATCATGAGAATAcaccaactaaaaataaaattgacaggATTATGATTAAACTTACTCAATCTGAACTTATagctgatataaaaaataacttgaaaaGGGTAAAGGAACCAgcaaattttgataatttaatcacAGAAGATTTAAGATGTAGACCAGATGCCTCGATAGAAGCTCAACTTTGGCTTTTAATTAAGAAGCAAGACCATCTAAACAATAGACTGTTAGAACACATTGTTcagaataaaaaacatattgaggTTTTACAAAAGAATATGGATGATTCGAAATCTTCAAAGAAAGATGTTGATCAAAGTATGGAgacgtataaatatattgtgaaatgTCTTCAAGAAAAACTTGCAACTTTAGAGGAACAAATAGAAATTCTTACTGCTGTCGAATCACGTTAG
- the LOC113400613 gene encoding ATP-dependent DNA helicase PIF1: MESGESFLSCAVTVEWTTPQGSIIRKVNYKTASIRLIRNEFREMFMEISSEKQTNIRLALKSINVFKKFMAEGKASIKFQEAGCTLFVSNAPPINLVSFLRTIFVKMSGDKDQAANKTPSKQTMRAKLLSGKAQAFEDISPITVADISNAKSKISKATTTTPSPPSKKRKLEDISRGPAPKKLYSPSPLTTTSSLNKEQQRVLEACLSGKNIFFTGSAGTGKSFLLKRIVSALPPDVTMPTASTGVAACHIGGTTLHAFAGIGDGSGTLEKLCEKAIKLPLVAQKWRKCKHLIIDEISMVDGMYFEKLEAVARHVRKNDKPFGGIQLILCGDFLQLPPVVDKEKSAKRFCFQTSCWEKCVELCFELKEVHRQTDEEFISILNSIRIGRVTKEINERLLQTASQKIESDGILATRLCSHTNDSKMINNSKLRDLDGEEKLFSAQDSDNATTLLDMQTVAPSKLLLKVGAQVMLLKNINVNAGLVNGARGVVVRFEEGLPVVRFKNKKEYTARTERWYVKNSNGSLLCRRQVPLNLAWAFSIHKSQGLTLDCVEMSLSKIFEAGQAYVALSRAQSLETLRVLDFDSRHVWANPDVLEFYQRFRRRLQQMELIPLGRPLTDKTNKKKTLRQILEKQLNRK, translated from the exons atGGAGTCTGGAGAATCTTTTTTATCATGTGCCGTAACAGTAGAATGGACAACACCACAAGGATCTATAAtaagaaaagtaaattataagacTGCATCTATTCGTTTAATTCGAAATGAATTTCGCGAAATGTTTATGGAAATATCAAGCGAAAAACAGACTAATATTCGACTAGCACTAAaaagtataaatgtttttaaaaagtttatggCGGAAGGTAAAGCAAGTATCAAATTTCAAGAAGCAGGATGCACTCTTTTTGTATCAAATGCACCACCAATTAATTTAGTTTCGTTTTTGAGGACAATTTTTGTCAAAATGTCTGGTGACAAGGACCAAGCGGCAAATAAGACACCATCCAAACAGACTATGAGAGCTAAGTTATTAAGTGGTAAGGCACAAGCTTTTGAAGATATAAGTCCTATAACAGTAGCAGATATATCTAATGCTAAAAGCAAGATCAGTAAAGCAACAACAACGACTCCTTCTCCGCCTTCTAAAAAGCGAAAATTAGAAGACATCAGCAGAGGTCCTGCACCCAAAAAATTGTACTCTCCATCTCCATTAACAACTACTAgttctttaaataaagaacaacagAGAGTTTTAGAAGCTTGTCTTAGtggaaagaatatattttttactggaTCTGCGGGTACAGGGAAAAGTTTCCTTTTAAAAAGAATAGTTTCTGCCTTACCTCCAGATGTCACAATGCCAACAGCATCTACTGGAGTTGCAGCTTGTCACATAG GTGGAACAACTCTTCATGCATTTGCAGGTATTGGTGATGGTAGCGGAACATTAGAAAAATTGTGTGAAAAAGCAATTAAACTACCATTGGTTGCTCAAAAATGGAGAAAATGCAAGCACCTTATAATAGATGAAATATCAATGGTAGATGGGATGTATTTTGAg aagTTGGAAGCAGTAGCAAGACATGTTCGCAAGAATGATAAACCATTTGGGGGTATTCAGCTTATTCTATGTGGAGATTTCTTACAATTGCCTCCAGTAGTAGATAAAGAAAAATCAGCCAAAAGATTTTGCTTTCAAACATCATGCTGGGAAAAATGTGTAGAactttgttttgaattaaaagAAGTTCATAGGCAAACAGACGAAGAATTTATCTCAATCCTCAATAGTATTAGAATAGGGCGTGTAACAAAAGAGATTAATGAACGCCTTTTACAAACAGCTTCACAAAAAATCGAAAGTGATGGAATTCTCGCTACAAGACTTTGTTCTCATACTAATGACtccaaaatgataaataattcgaaattaCGAGATTTAGATGGTGAGGAAAAGTTATTTTCGGCACAAGATAGTGATAATGCAACCACACTTCTTGATATGCAGACAGTTGCACCTTCAAAACTACTTCTAAAAGTAGGTGCTCAAGTGATGTTACttaagaatataaatgtaaatgcaGGCTTAGTTAATGGTGCCAGGGGTGTTGTAGTTAGATTTGAGGAAGGTTTGCCTGttgttagatttaaaaataaaaaagaatatacagCAAGAACAGAGAGATGGTATGTGAAAAATTCCAATGGATCTCTGCTTTGTCGTCGACAAGTTCCCTTAAATTTGGCATGGGCATTTTCAATACACAAATCACAAGGTTTGACATTAGATTGTGTAGAAATGTCTCTTTCTAAAATATTTGAGGCAGGACAGGCATATGTAGCTCTAAGTAGAGCACAAAGCTTAGAGACTCTAAGAGTTTTAGATTTTGATTCTCGTCATGTGTGGGCTAATCCAGATGTACTAGAATTTTACCAGAGATTTAGACGACGTTTACAGCAAATGGAACTCATTCCCCTTGGAAGGCCTTTAACTGACAAGACAAATAAAAAGAAGACACTTAGACAAATTTTAGAAAAGCAGCTGAACAGAAAATga